GGGGATCGCCTTAACAGGAGAGATTGCCACGGCAAACCCTGACGATTGGCGACGTATGATTGATTTGAACCTAGTGGCGTTGATGAATGTTACTCATGCCGTGTTACCAATTCTGCAAGCGCAGGGAACTGGGCATATCGTGAATATCTCCTCGGTAGCTGGGCGTACTATCCGCGTAGGCATTGGCGGATACAACGTGACCAAATGGGGTGTGAATGCTTTCTCGGAAGCGCTACGGCAGGAAATATCGCAGCAAAATATTCGGGTGACAGTGATTGAACCGGGAATGGTGAACACCGAAATTAACCAGCACACTACTGACTCGATCGCTAGACAACGCAGTGAAGAGCGGCGCAAATCCATTACTCCGTTAGAGAGTGAAGATATTGCTGCGGCGATCGTCTACGCCGTTACCCAACCTGCCCGCGTGAATGTGAACGAAATTCTGATTCGTCCCACCCTGCAAACTTGGTGAAACATGACGATCGTCGTTCGACAAGCAACGTTAGAGGATCTTGCGATCGTCTCAGATATTCTGTGAGAAGCAGCCCAGTGGCTTGCGCAGAAGGGAATGCCACTATGGAACAAAGATGAAGTTTGCCCTAACACAATTTACCCAGACGTGGTAGCAGGATTGTACTATCTTGCTCTCCACGACAACACGTCAGTGGCAGTTGTACGATTTCAACTGGAAGATCCTCAATTTTGGTCTGATATTTCTCATACAGATTCTGCTTTTCTACATCGATTAGCTGTGCGACGAACATTTGCAGGCGGGACGGTAGTCACAGAATTGCTGAACTGGGCTGTCGCTCATGCCTGTTGCTTAGGAAAACACTACCTGCGTCTGGATTGTGCTTTTGATCGAGTTCGTCTGCGATTAAGGTACGAGAGATTTGGCTTTCGTCACCATAGCGATCGCCAAGTCGGTCCCTACTCTGTTGCTCGATATGAGTATCAGCTCTAAGCAACCCACCTCTGAACCGTTGGTAGATAGTCCAAAGGTGGGTTGCTGCGAAATTGGCAAAGGGGTCAATTAAGACACAGGTACTGCATCCTGAGCCTCAGCCTGTTTGAAGACACTAGGAACTTCGGCAGTGAATACCTCACCATGCAACACTTCTGAGCGAGAACCATCGACTCCAACTGGAACATCCCCCGTAATTGTGGTGCGATAGAGAAGACGATCGACATCTACATGATCCAAATCTTGAGGAGCCAAATGTGCGGTGGCGCGGTTATCCCAGAAGGCAATATCTCCATTATTCCAGCGGAAACGAGTCGTATAAGCAGGCTTGGTAATTTGCTTAAAGAACAGCTCCAACAATAGCTTGCTTTCATTGGGCGATACGTCAACAATACGCGAGGTAAAGCCAGGGTTAACGAATAGTGCCCGTTCCCCAATTTCAGGATGAACTCGAACCACTGGATGAATGGAAGCAAGAGGATTAACCGCAATGCGTTCAGCAAATTTTGAGTTTTGGGGTTGATACCCGCCTCCATTGAAGCGATGTTCAGCTTTCAAGGTATCCGCTAATGCCCGCAGCGGCGCAGATAACCCTTCATAGGCAGCAACGAGATTGGTCCACTGAGTATCACCCCCGACACTGGGTACATTCACTGCCCGTAATATAGATGCGGCGGGTGGGTTAACTGCGGCAGTCACATCCGTATGCCAGGTACCGCCTGTACGGAAACCATAGTGCTTCTCATAAATCTTGCGATCGACGGGTTTGAGTTGGGGAAAACCTGGGACAGGTTCCGGTTCTCCCAGAGGATGGGCGAAGGTGACTTCGCCGAAACGAGAGGTAAACTCTACCTGTGCCGCATGATCGATGTTCTGCCCTCGAAAGAATACAACCTTCCACTTCAACAGTGCTTACGAATTTCCTGCACTTCCTCCTCAGAGAGAAATTGGGAAAGATTCACACCGCTAATTTCAGCACCGATGAATGTACTAACTGGTTTGACTTGGATATGCTTATAACCCATAAGAAAATTCTCCTTGAATGGCTTCAAAGTTTGAGCTTGGTACAGATAGTTCGAGGAGGATAACTGGTCCTCCTCGAACTATTGAACGTTTGGAAACTTCCAAAATCCTTGCGCTCTCCCAAATTCCGTGCAGCAAGGCTTGGGAAATTTAAATCTTCAACACTTCGACAATTTCATCTCCTCACCTACAGCGATCGGGCTGTTTCTATCGAATGCAAAAAGATTCTAGAGGGATGAGCGTTCTGAAAGAACTTTACTGCTTTTTTGATAGATTGACAACACAGAAACAGTTAGAAAATCTAACGTTTTGTTATTCGTATTATTTGTATCTCAGATCACGTCTTTTTGAAGATGGGTCATGTGATACTCGCGATCGCACTGTAAATCTATTAGTTTTCTGATCGCTTCTATTTTTTGCACTCCTCTCATGTCGCTTCGGAGAACATCAAAATTGTGAGCATCAACCGCGAAACTGAACTGCAATTAGCTGCCGATGTTCTAGTCATTGGGGGTGGTCCAGCTGCGGCTTGGGCAGCATGGGCAGCCGCTGCTCAAGCCGTGAGCGTCATCATTGTTGACAAGGGGTTCTTGGGAACGAGCGGTGCTGCTGCTGCCAATGGTAATGGCATCATGGCTCCTGCACCAGAGGATTGGGACACGGTACGATGGCAACGCTATCGAGCTGGACAAACGCTGGCTAGCTTAAGGTGGATCGAGCGGATGATCGGAAAAACATGGCTCAGCCTGCCGCTGGTGGAAAGTTGGGGCTATCGTTTCCCGAAGGAGAATGGGGAATCTGTGCGCCGCAGCTATTACGGTCCTGAATATATGCGCGTCCTGCGTAAAACCTTGTTGCGGATGGGAGTGCAGATTCTCGATCAAAGTCCTGCCCTGGAGTTTTTACTGGCAGATGATGGTTCTGTTGAGGGGGCAAGCGGGGTACAGCGTCAGCAGCATCGTGCCTATACCGTCCGTGCGAGTGCGGTTGTGCTAGCAAATGGGGGTTGTGCCTTTTTGAGCAAGGCTTTAGGGTGCAATACCAACTGGGGCGATGGTTTATTGATGGCAGTGGAAGCAGGAGGCGAACTTTCGAGTATGGAAGCCTCCAGTCACTATGCAATTTCAACGGCGTTCAATGCCACCGTCACGCGGGGAGTTCCCTTCGGCTGGGCAACCTATACCGACGAAGCTGGGAATAATCTGGGAGGTTACATTAATGGTCGTCGCGATCCGTCCTTCCTGCCGAATGCCTTAATCAAAGGTCCCGTTTATGCTCAGTTAGATCGTGCTACCCCCGAAGTCAAAGCGGTGATTGAGAAGTCCCACTTCATCGCGTTTCTCCCTTACATAAAGGCAGGCATCGATCCTTATACAGAACGAGTCCCAGTGACAATGGTGTTGGAAGGAACCGTGCGGGGAACGGGTGGAATTCGGATTGTGGATGAGCATTGTGCCACGAAAGTTCCGGGTCTTTATGCTGCAGGGGATGCGGCATCGCGGGAGTTTTTGGCAGGCTTAAGCTCTGGGGGCGGGGGTTCCAATTCTGCCTGGGCAATTTCAACGGGACAATGGGCAGGAGAGGGAGCAGCAGCCTTTGCGAAGCGTTTGGGTGTTCAGGCTCATGAACGATCGGTGCGTCCGGCGGGTCAAGCGGGATTGCGATCGCCTGCTCCCACGTCTACCGCTTTCGATCACGATGCGATCGTTCGCAGTGTGCAAGCCGAAATGTTTCCCTTAGAGAAGAACTATTTCCGCTCTGAGCCAAAGCTGGTCGATTCTCTCGCCAAATTAGAAGCTCTCTGGCAGCAGGTGCAAGCAACGCCCAAACAAGATACGGTGCGCGATGTGGAATATTCGCGTCGAGCGGCGGCGCTCACGGCAGTAGCGAGATGGGCCTATTTTAG
This Trichocoleus sp. FACHB-46 DNA region includes the following protein-coding sequences:
- a CDS encoding SDR family NAD(P)-dependent oxidoreductase, with protein sequence MTGKLDGKVAIITGASAGIGEATAIALAAEGAKVAIVARRGDRLDALAQRITAKDGEALAIVADITDDAQIQTLVDKTKTTWGQIDILINNAGIALTGEIATANPDDWRRMIDLNLVALMNVTHAVLPILQAQGTGHIVNISSVAGRTIRVGIGGYNVTKWGVNAFSEALRQEISQQNIRVTVIEPGMVNTEINQHTTDSIARQRSEERRKSITPLESEDIAAAIVYAVTQPARVNVNEILIRPTLQTW
- a CDS encoding GNAT family N-acetyltransferase, which gives rise to MPLWNKDEVCPNTIYPDVVAGLYYLALHDNTSVAVVRFQLEDPQFWSDISHTDSAFLHRLAVRRTFAGGTVVTELLNWAVAHACCLGKHYLRLDCAFDRVRLRLRYERFGFRHHSDRQVGPYSVARYEYQL
- a CDS encoding TauD/TfdA family dioxygenase; amino-acid sequence: MKWKVVFFRGQNIDHAAQVEFTSRFGEVTFAHPLGEPEPVPGFPQLKPVDRKIYEKHYGFRTGGTWHTDVTAAVNPPAASILRAVNVPSVGGDTQWTNLVAAYEGLSAPLRALADTLKAEHRFNGGGYQPQNSKFAERIAVNPLASIHPVVRVHPEIGERALFVNPGFTSRIVDVSPNESKLLLELFFKQITKPAYTTRFRWNNGDIAFWDNRATAHLAPQDLDHVDVDRLLYRTTITGDVPVGVDGSRSEVLHGEVFTAEVPSVFKQAEAQDAVPVS
- a CDS encoding FAD-binding protein, which codes for MSINRETELQLAADVLVIGGGPAAAWAAWAAAAQAVSVIIVDKGFLGTSGAAAANGNGIMAPAPEDWDTVRWQRYRAGQTLASLRWIERMIGKTWLSLPLVESWGYRFPKENGESVRRSYYGPEYMRVLRKTLLRMGVQILDQSPALEFLLADDGSVEGASGVQRQQHRAYTVRASAVVLANGGCAFLSKALGCNTNWGDGLLMAVEAGGELSSMEASSHYAISTAFNATVTRGVPFGWATYTDEAGNNLGGYINGRRDPSFLPNALIKGPVYAQLDRATPEVKAVIEKSHFIAFLPYIKAGIDPYTERVPVTMVLEGTVRGTGGIRIVDEHCATKVPGLYAAGDAASREFLAGLSSGGGGSNSAWAISTGQWAGEGAAAFAKRLGVQAHERSVRPAGQAGLRSPAPTSTAFDHDAIVRSVQAEMFPLEKNYFRSEPKLVDSLAKLEALWQQVQATPKQDTVRDVEYSRRAAALTAVARWAYFSALHRQETRSEHIRVDYPETDPNQRYYLATGGLDHLWVRRDWLSEEIMKRPQTELVGAKP